DNA from Bradyrhizobium japonicum USDA 6:
CGGCTCGCGCGGGCGATGATGGTGGAGACCGGGGAATTTGGGACGATCGCCGACATCACGGGCGCTGCGCAAAAGCTGCGGGACTGGATGCCGGAGTTTGCGAACGGCTAGAGGCCGATGCGCTTCAATAAAGCCGCATCGGCAGCAGGACGCCGTCCGTGCCGGCCAGCAGGCCCCAGGTCTCGTTGGCCGCGACCTCGAATTCCCGGCTCTCTGCCGCACTGCCGTCGGCCTTGAGCGTGACCTTGTACCTGCCGGGCGGCAGATCGAGCTTTTGGCTATCAGGCAGCTCGCCTGCCGCGTCGTCGGAGTTCGCCAGCTTCTCGCCGGCGTGCGCGGCCAGCTTGACGGTCTGGTCGTCGACGGTGATGACTGCATCGTCGTCCGTCTTGTTGCCGAGCATCAGCTTCGCTTGCCCCGGCTTCGACCTGAGGCCGGCCGTCGCGACCGCCCGCTTGCGTTGCGACAGTTCGGAGATTGTCTTGCCGTCCTGGCGTGACAGCCTGAGCAGGGCGGGTCCATGGGCCGTCGTGAACGCGATCACGGCCCGGTCCGGCGCCACGACCGCGTCGTCGTTCTCCGTCCAGCCGCGCGCGCCGAGCTCGGTGCGATAGAAGCCGAGCACGGCTGCGAGATCGCGCGGCGTCTCGGCGTAGACCGACCTGATCAGCGGCGAATTCTTCGCCGTCGCGAGCGCCCAGCCCTCTGGCAGCGGCAGGCCGGTGTTTTCGGAAAGTTTCGTCTCGAAACTCGCGCCCGTACCCCGTGCCAGGATGGCGACAGGGATCGAAAGCAGTCGCTCGGCGAAATTGTCCGGGGTGCCGTGGCCTCGGATCCCCCACCACGTCTGGTCGACATAGTTGTTGGGGCCGGACGTGCGGCTCCAGCCGAACTGGATGGTGTCGTTCTGCCGGCCGAGGCTTGCGGCGACTGGCCCCGCCAGCAGGGCTGTCGCGGCGACCAGACTGCCCGCGAGCAGGATACCTAACATTCGGCGCATCATTTTTTCCGCGATCCCTGGGGCTCGGATAACGATCCTGAGCTTGGTCGCGTCGATTGCGAAAAATGTTCACCGCGCCAGGCCGGTCGATGATGCACCGCGTCAATCGGTGGCTTGCAGCACCCGGTCGGATGCAACCTCACCCGTTGAAAGTCTGCCTGAGGAACCGGCATCGGCTGCCATCAAAACGAAGCTTGCGTTCGATGGGCTACGAATGATCAAATCCCTGATCGGAATGCCTGCGTTGTTGGGGGACACATGATGTTCAGGATGATCGCGATCGTCGCTGGTTTGGGGCTGGCGCTCGCCACCTCGGCGGAGGCCCAGACACCGCGCAAGGGCGGAACCATCCGCATGACGGCGCCCTACGGTTCGAGTTTCACGAGCCTCGACATTCACACCACGCAGCGCGCCCAGGACGAGATCTACGCCAAGGCCCTGCACCGGTCGCTCTACATCTGGAATTCCGCGGAGGGCAAACCGGTTCTGGAGCTTGCCAAGGAGGACGTGGTCTCGGGCGGCGGTCTTGTTCACACCTTCAAGCTGCGCGACGACGCCTATTTCCATAACGGCCGCAAGATGACGGCCGACGACGTCATCTGGTCCTACAACCGCATCATGGACGGCACCAAGGCCTATCCCGGCGCGCGTTTTGTCCGTGTCATCGAGGGCGCGGCCGCGGTCGAGAAGGGCCAGGCCAAGGAGATCTCCGGCCTGAAGAAGATCGACGACTTCACCCTCGAAATGAAGCTGACCGAGAAAGTCGATCCGGGATTCTACTTCTTCACCGCGCTGACCTCGATCTATCCCGCCGACGAGGCCGCCAAGGAGAGCTTCATCCAGAAGCCGATCGGTCTCGGTCCCTTCAAATTCGTCGAGCACGTGCCGGGATCGCGCATCGTTCTGGAGCGGTGGGACCGGTTCTACAAGCCGGGCAAGCCCTACGCCGACAAGGTCATCGTGTCGATCATGGGCGAGGCCGCGGCGCGCGACGTCGCCTTCCGCAACAAGGAGATCGACACCTCGGTGCTGGGACCTGCGCAATACGTCGCCTATCAGTCCGACGCCGACCTCAAGGGCACCATCGTCGAGGTCGCCGAGGTCTTCACGCGCTATATGGGCATGAATCCCGCGTTCAAGCCGTTCACCGACAAGCGCGTCCGGCAGGCGATCAATTACGCGATCGATACCGACCTGATCATCAACAAGCTGGTCAAGGGCAAGGCCTATCGCGCCACCAGCTGGCTGCCGTTGACATCGCCAGCCTACGACAAGGCGATGAAGCCTTACCCCTACGATCCCGCCAAGGCCAAGCAGCTGCTCGCGGAGGCCGGTTATCCCTCCGGCTTCGAATTCGAATGGACCACCAGCCAGAATGAGAGCTGGGGCCTGCCGATCGTCTCGGCCGTGATCCCGATGCTGGACAAGGTCGGCATCAAGGCGAAGGTCAAGCAGGTCGAAACCGCGGTGCTGGCCGAGGTGGTGCGCAGCGGCGACTATCAGGCCTTCATCTATTCCCAGGCGACCGGCCCGGATCCGCAGGCCGCGCTCAAATGCTTCCACTCCTCGACGCCGCAGCCGGCCTGCAACTACATGAACTACAAGAATGCCGACTTCGACAAGCTGATCGATGCGGCAGGGCAGGCCGACGATCCTGCAAAGCGCACCGAGCTGCTGCAAAAGGCCAATGCGCTGCTCTATGAGGAAGCGCCGGTCTGGTTCTTCAACTACAACAAGGCGGTCATGGCGGTGCAGCCGTGGCTCAAGGGCGTTCAGCTCAATGCGACGGAGCTGACCCATCAGAACGTCGAGGACCTCTGGGTCGACGAGACCTCGCCCGCGAAGTGACATGCGCTCTCGCGCTCCCTCCATCGCGACCAGCGGTGGGGGGAGAGAGGAAAAGCCTGGATGCTCTCGTTCCTGCTCCGCCGTCTCCTGCAAACCATTCCGACCGTGCTCGCCGTCGTGCTGCTGGTGTTCGTGCTGTTCAGCGTCGTTCCCGGCAGCATCGTCTCAAGCATGAGCGACGACAGCGATCCCCAGGTCGAGCTGCGCATGAAGAAGCAGCTCGGCCTCGACGACCCGGTCTATTGGCGTTTCGGCGCCTACATCGCCAAGCTCGCGACAGGTGATTTCGGCACCTCGTTCCGGACGCGCGAGCCGGTCACCACCATGATCGCCAAACGGGCCTGGCCGACGCTGCAGCTCATCTTCGCAGCGATGGCGTTAGCGATTCTGATCGGGGTTCCCCTTGGTTTCATTGCAGCGCTGAAGCCCGGGGGCATCGTCGATACGCTCGCCATGGTCGTGGCAGTATCGGGCCTTTCCATTGCCAAATTCTGGCTCGGGCTGGTGCTGATGTATCTGTTTGCGTTGAAGCTCGGCTGGCTGCCGAGCTTCGGCTATGGCGATGGAGGGCTGAAATATCTGCTGCTGCCGGCCGTGACGCTCGGCGTCTCGCCGATGGCGCTGTTTGCCCGCACGACGCGCGCCGCGGTCCTCGAGATCATGACCGCCGACTTCGTCCGTACCGCGCGCTCGAAGGGCATGAGCGAGACGCGTGTGGTGAAGTGGCATGTGATGCGCAACGCGCTCGTCATCATTCTCACCACCGTCGGCCTTCAGTTCGGCGGGTTGATGGGGCAGGCGGTCGTGGTCGAGAAACTGTTCTCCTGGCCGGGCATCGGTTCGCTGCTCGTCGACAGTGTGCTCCAGCGCGACATTCCCGCCGTCCAGGGCTCCATTCTCGTGGTGGTGCTGGCCTTTCTCGCGATCAATCTGCTGATCGACGTGCTCTACGGCGTGATTGATCCCAGGATCAGATACGCATGAAGCTCCGCGCCAATCTCGTCATCGGTGGCGTGCTGTTCGCGCTCGCGATCCTGGTCGGCCTGCTCGCGCCCTGGCTGGCGCACACCGATCCCGTCCTGGACGCCAACCTCATGAACGCGGAGGAGCCTCCGAGCTGGACCTGGTGGTTCGGCACCGACGACCAGGGCCGCGACATCTATTCCCGCGTCGTCTACGGCGCCCGCGTCTCGCTGACCGTCGGCATCGTCTCGCAGCTCATCAACAGCGTCATCGGCGTCGCGCTCGGCTTGAGCGCGGGCTATTGGGGCGGCTGGTGGGATGATTTCGTCAACGGCCTGACAAATCTGATGCTCGCGATCCCCTCGCTGATCTTCGCGCTCGCCATCATGGCGGTGCTTGGCCCCGGCCTCACGAGCCTGCTGATCGCGCTCGGCCTGACCAATTGGTCCTTTACCTGCCGGATCGCACGGGCCTCGGCGCTGTCGTTGAGGAGCCAGGGCTATGTGCAGGCGGCGACCGTGCTCGGCTACGGCGATCTGCGGATCATGGTCACGCAGCTCT
Protein-coding regions in this window:
- a CDS encoding ABC transporter permease, with translation MKLRANLVIGGVLFALAILVGLLAPWLAHTDPVLDANLMNAEEPPSWTWWFGTDDQGRDIYSRVVYGARVSLTVGIVSQLINSVIGVALGLSAGYWGGWWDDFVNGLTNLMLAIPSLIFALAIMAVLGPGLTSLLIALGLTNWSFTCRIARASALSLRSQGYVQAATVLGYGDLRIMVTQLLPNMLGPIVVIGTLGMGSAVLSEAALSFLGLGVRPPFPSWGSMLSDAREQITTAPWLSVFPGLAIFLTVLGLNLLGDGLRDILDPQSRSRRT
- a CDS encoding ABC transporter substrate-binding protein — encoded protein: MMFRMIAIVAGLGLALATSAEAQTPRKGGTIRMTAPYGSSFTSLDIHTTQRAQDEIYAKALHRSLYIWNSAEGKPVLELAKEDVVSGGGLVHTFKLRDDAYFHNGRKMTADDVIWSYNRIMDGTKAYPGARFVRVIEGAAAVEKGQAKEISGLKKIDDFTLEMKLTEKVDPGFYFFTALTSIYPADEAAKESFIQKPIGLGPFKFVEHVPGSRIVLERWDRFYKPGKPYADKVIVSIMGEAAARDVAFRNKEIDTSVLGPAQYVAYQSDADLKGTIVEVAEVFTRYMGMNPAFKPFTDKRVRQAINYAIDTDLIINKLVKGKAYRATSWLPLTSPAYDKAMKPYPYDPAKAKQLLAEAGYPSGFEFEWTTSQNESWGLPIVSAVIPMLDKVGIKAKVKQVETAVLAEVVRSGDYQAFIYSQATGPDPQAALKCFHSSTPQPACNYMNYKNADFDKLIDAAGQADDPAKRTELLQKANALLYEEAPVWFFNYNKAVMAVQPWLKGVQLNATELTHQNVEDLWVDETSPAK
- a CDS encoding ABC transporter permease codes for the protein MLSFLLRRLLQTIPTVLAVVLLVFVLFSVVPGSIVSSMSDDSDPQVELRMKKQLGLDDPVYWRFGAYIAKLATGDFGTSFRTREPVTTMIAKRAWPTLQLIFAAMALAILIGVPLGFIAALKPGGIVDTLAMVVAVSGLSIAKFWLGLVLMYLFALKLGWLPSFGYGDGGLKYLLLPAVTLGVSPMALFARTTRAAVLEIMTADFVRTARSKGMSETRVVKWHVMRNALVIILTTVGLQFGGLMGQAVVVEKLFSWPGIGSLLVDSVLQRDIPAVQGSILVVVLAFLAINLLIDVLYGVIDPRIRYA